A window of Haliscomenobacter hydrossis DSM 1100 contains these coding sequences:
- a CDS encoding PH domain-containing protein, with protein sequence MTTYPSKIGSGLVAIFVVILGGIALLMAFQAAWVGLGIIALVSAFIIHLFMTTYYQIEEKTLRVRCGFLVDQRIDITQITSVSETNNPISSPATSLDRLEICYKPHGSVIISPKDKKGFIQHLLTLQPNIEVRLKT encoded by the coding sequence ATGACCACCTACCCATCCAAAATTGGATCTGGACTCGTCGCAATTTTTGTCGTGATATTAGGCGGAATTGCCCTGTTGATGGCCTTTCAGGCAGCCTGGGTTGGGCTAGGCATCATTGCCCTGGTTTCTGCGTTCATCATCCACCTGTTTATGACGACGTATTACCAGATTGAAGAAAAAACCCTGCGGGTCAGGTGTGGTTTTTTGGTTGACCAGCGCATCGACATCACCCAAATTACGAGCGTAAGCGAGACGAACAACCCCATTAGTTCACCCGCCACTTCGCTGGATCGACTGGAAATCTGCTACAAGCCTCACGGTAGCGTGATCATTTCGCCTAAGGATAAAAAAGGCTTTATTCAGCACCTGCTCACTTTGCAGCCCAATATTGAAGTGCGGCTCAAAACTTAA
- a CDS encoding Uma2 family endonuclease: MSNESKPRPSEAFYNALPCRKAELVDGKFIVGGSLEKSAMTLRYLLDGLGEAYLARLVPVELLAQAKAQAGLERALTPVADFGEATPGYRQPAKLAWDLRLGLHRKGLVIGGNTQVVKLGEDGFMPDLYLLTEASAMRQKEYYLDGPPDLAIEISTPSTREFDYGTRLECYARAGLPEVWMLDIAERRFRPHVLGDAGYQELALTGPIYTSPTLPGFGVEHGRFFETVDEFGSQMLEIFTIPEQLHSRVPHPLTFEPELGGLAFQPRFGLEPVPIRFEEYVSWGGELKFEYMQGKPVFGGSEQMTREWVGLLVMTLGLSWCVGG, translated from the coding sequence ATGTCCAACGAATCCAAGCCAAGACCCTCCGAAGCCTTTTACAATGCCTTGCCCTGCCGAAAAGCAGAACTGGTGGATGGAAAGTTCATCGTAGGCGGGAGTCTCGAAAAAAGTGCCATGACTTTGCGGTACCTACTCGATGGATTGGGAGAAGCGTATTTGGCTCGATTGGTTCCAGTGGAGTTGCTGGCACAGGCCAAAGCGCAAGCAGGATTGGAGCGGGCACTGACGCCAGTGGCCGATTTCGGGGAAGCTACACCGGGTTACCGTCAGCCGGCCAAACTGGCCTGGGACTTGCGCCTGGGCTTGCACCGCAAAGGACTGGTGATAGGAGGCAATACGCAGGTAGTAAAACTTGGTGAAGATGGATTTATGCCTGATTTGTACCTGCTGACTGAAGCATCGGCCATGCGCCAAAAGGAGTATTACCTGGATGGCCCGCCCGATCTGGCGATTGAAATCAGCACGCCAAGCACCAGGGAGTTTGATTACGGAACCCGCTTGGAATGTTATGCCCGGGCGGGCTTGCCGGAAGTGTGGATGCTGGATATCGCCGAGCGCCGCTTTCGACCCCATGTATTGGGCGACGCTGGGTATCAGGAGTTGGCGCTCACTGGACCGATTTATACTTCGCCAACGCTGCCAGGATTTGGGGTAGAACATGGGCGCTTTTTTGAGACCGTGGATGAGTTTGGTTCACAAATGTTGGAGATTTTTACCATTCCCGAACAGCTGCATAGCCGGGTTCCTCATCCGCTTACTTTTGAGCCGGAGTTAGGTGGTCTGGCCTTCCAACCTCGCTTTGGGCTGGAGCCCGTACCGATCCGCTTTGAGGAGTATGTTTCCTGGGGAGGGGAGTTGAAGTTTGAATACATGCAGGGGAAACCAGTGTTTGGCGGTAGTGAACAAATGACGAGGGAATGGGTGGGGCTGTTGGTGATGACGCTGGGGCTGAGCTGGTGTGTGGGAGGTTAG
- a CDS encoding DUF433 domain-containing protein: MPAAALSIDNRIVIQEGILGGQPHIPNRRIRVKDIVQWYDLLNQSADEIAAMYELELADVFAALAYYHLNRIALQQIWAQDENVVEELRRQIPSKVKRALHE; the protein is encoded by the coding sequence ATGCCAGCTGCAGCCTTATCCATCGACAATAGAATTGTAATCCAGGAAGGCATTCTGGGAGGGCAACCGCATATTCCCAATCGCCGCATTCGGGTTAAGGATATTGTTCAATGGTATGACTTATTGAATCAGAGTGCCGATGAAATTGCGGCCATGTACGAATTAGAATTGGCTGATGTATTTGCTGCCCTAGCTTATTATCACCTCAATCGTATAGCGCTTCAGCAAATATGGGCTCAAGATGAAAATGTAGTGGAAGAATTGCGGCGACAAATTCCTTCTAAGGTCAAGCGCGCCCTACATGAGTGA
- a CDS encoding DUF5615 family PIN-like protein codes for MSDIQFYLDEHIPKAVAKGLKQRGIEVFTCVELNSLGFSDVQHLTLAQQNMWVMVTQDNDFLILHAQGFQHTGIVFVTRPLNIGEFIHGLLLVHEILSNEEMIGHVEFL; via the coding sequence ATGAGTGATATTCAATTTTACCTGGATGAACACATCCCCAAAGCCGTAGCCAAGGGGCTGAAGCAACGTGGCATTGAGGTATTTACTTGTGTTGAGTTGAATTCTTTAGGCTTTAGTGATGTCCAACATCTTACCTTGGCGCAACAAAACATGTGGGTGATGGTTACCCAAGACAATGACTTTTTGATCCTACATGCCCAAGGGTTCCAACATACTGGTATTGTTTTTGTAACCCGCCCTTTAAATATTGGCGAGTTCATCCATGGTCTCCTGCTCGTACATGAAATCTTGTCTAACGAGGAGATGATAGGGCATGTGGAGTTCTTGTGA
- a CDS encoding SUMF1/EgtB/PvdO family nonheme iron enzyme translates to MIRLFHLVLFSGFCCLLSAQDPVLRTAESLRNNVVRLSISFPDGSKQEGFGFITGEKNGQLYLATAAHVVHGNEFNQKPSLIQVWFRTDYETYTAKAIRFFELQDLALLQMPKPVTLDYKNTNWADFAPQNYQAVRFVGRQGEWLIPGQGEVYKIGNDRIVASMTTVRPGTSGAPLINANGIIGLIIEDDNQEVTAIALSKIRDLFAEGGRFPYFNAAGDESAVQLPDIAANGLVKIDGGKYRMGCIEARDGSCYSNETPDHEVSISSFYLSKYEVTNAEFVQFLNAISAQISIDANGDGVNYQGKKIFELFCGDKKGGCSGFKEQIEYSAADRPGGRFTVVSGFEKHPAVMVTKYGAEAYSAWLSSKTGKSYRLPTEAEWEFVARGGIQSQRYKYAGSNDLDAVGWYSSNSSSAAHPVGLKNANELGLYDLSGNVWEWCSDWYEKEYYKNSPASNPKGPSSGTNSVLRGGSWYVIDINCRLAIRGINDPGYCGNVIGFRVARNL, encoded by the coding sequence ATGATAAGACTCTTCCACCTCGTGCTATTTTCAGGTTTCTGCTGCCTGCTATCGGCCCAAGACCCTGTGCTCCGTACCGCCGAATCCCTACGCAACAACGTCGTCCGCCTCAGCATCAGTTTCCCCGATGGGAGCAAGCAGGAGGGCTTTGGCTTCATTACGGGTGAAAAAAACGGGCAATTGTACCTGGCTACTGCCGCCCATGTGGTGCATGGTAATGAGTTTAATCAAAAGCCCAGTTTGATTCAGGTGTGGTTTCGTACAGATTATGAAACCTATACGGCGAAAGCGATTCGATTTTTTGAGCTGCAAGACCTCGCCCTTTTGCAAATGCCCAAACCGGTAACCCTGGATTACAAAAACACCAATTGGGCTGATTTTGCGCCGCAAAACTACCAGGCGGTGCGCTTCGTTGGCCGCCAAGGCGAATGGCTGATTCCTGGTCAGGGGGAAGTGTATAAAATTGGCAATGACCGCATTGTTGCTTCCATGACTACCGTGCGACCTGGCACCTCAGGTGCGCCGCTAATCAATGCGAATGGCATCATTGGGCTGATCATTGAAGATGACAATCAGGAGGTGACGGCGATTGCGTTGAGCAAGATTCGAGACTTGTTTGCGGAAGGTGGAAGGTTTCCGTACTTCAATGCCGCAGGCGATGAAAGCGCCGTCCAACTCCCGGATATTGCCGCGAATGGCCTGGTGAAAATAGATGGGGGCAAATACCGCATGGGCTGTATTGAAGCCCGTGATGGTTCGTGTTACAGCAACGAAACACCCGATCACGAAGTGAGCATCAGCAGTTTTTACTTGAGCAAATACGAAGTGACCAATGCGGAATTTGTCCAATTCCTCAATGCCATTTCTGCTCAGATCAGTATTGATGCGAATGGCGATGGCGTAAATTACCAGGGTAAAAAGATTTTTGAATTGTTTTGCGGCGACAAAAAAGGGGGATGCAGCGGTTTCAAGGAGCAAATTGAATACAGTGCCGCCGATCGCCCCGGTGGGCGTTTCACGGTGGTGTCGGGCTTCGAAAAACACCCGGCGGTAATGGTGACAAAATACGGTGCAGAAGCCTATTCCGCCTGGCTGAGCAGCAAAACGGGCAAAAGTTACCGATTGCCCACCGAGGCGGAATGGGAATTTGTAGCACGAGGCGGAATTCAATCTCAGCGCTACAAATACGCTGGATCGAATGACTTGGATGCTGTGGGCTGGTACAGTAGTAATTCATCTTCCGCAGCCCATCCCGTTGGACTTAAGAATGCTAATGAGCTAGGGCTATACGATCTGAGTGGCAACGTCTGGGAATGGTGCAGCGATTGGTACGAGAAGGAATACTACAAAAACAGCCCAGCCAGTAATCCTAAAGGGCCAAGTTCGGGTACAAATTCCGTGTTGCGCGGCGGTTCGTGGTACGTCATTGATATCAATTGTCGCCTGGCGATTCGCGGCATCAATGATCCCGGTTACTGCGGCAACGTTATCGGGTTTCGGGTCGCCAGAAATCTTTAA
- a CDS encoding TonB-dependent receptor plug domain-containing protein, whose protein sequence is MSIKPLVVWLVFSFFSCQLMGQSAYAINEKFQNTSLEKAFEVLAKKYNIKFSYENLAVADIRISKRINAKDLSTALSQLLDGLFLEYQITGTGQVLVRKALREENFTISEVKVKVPRKVKGVLIDAWTLTPLAFGHILCGQGEGAVSDELGNFELTLEDGSASTEIAAQYLGYQTRKTWIDPGADPLDLKIRLTPKIEQLKGMTVTARLPLMSNKFQEDAVVVRGQGLQRLPAFVNGADLFRSLQYLPGVSAHDDLSADLSIRGGSGDENLIILDGITLYNVTHYFGIFSLVNPQMVDEVKVYKNAFPAEYGGRTSAVVDIRSHQRTGETKTQAIVDFNLITSSALLDVPIGKQIRVMAAGRITNQNLANNKLFNLLQAEVDAARIPPTRPGGGAAKVLQEVVSQQPELRFFDANIKASWRPSARFSADLSYFSGEDNYAFAYNRQSGQLIFNRREIVNEVYDESADWYNQGLGLQLQQKWSARFSSHLNVAFSEYGMDRDFAQNAVLQVGPNRRTIFDFSNQHTNHIEGWDVNWKNEWRFSPSQRLVFGLENVANQANLLIRNEKSTQLNLDNQATQQSLYGEYQADLLDSSINFSFGLRGTRYLANNYLSPRIGLFAKVSDDFRLKASWSIYQQFLYQFYHEDRYGRTYPYWVLARDDRSFPVMNAHNFMIGGNYRRQGFEFDAEFYLKNTNNIVEHAQVLVSLPNDSTAINFRPFVGSGKTVGLDLLLKKSFKHYEAWIAYTLSKSTQRFPKISRGQAFPAPNDRRHQLKWVNQYNWKKFDFSLAYVYASGRPFTDLSKLTDNPSSRELLSPDSRISYLEDYHRVDFATTYAFKIGKTNIQANLSFFNLLDRKNVKYRQYIYSYVPSNPRNGQTAVQSTVQGLELQSLDFTTSVGVVVKF, encoded by the coding sequence ATGTCCATAAAACCCCTGGTCGTATGGCTTGTGTTCTCCTTTTTTTCCTGTCAACTGATGGGCCAGTCGGCTTATGCCATCAATGAAAAATTCCAAAACACTTCTCTGGAAAAAGCCTTTGAAGTTTTAGCCAAAAAGTACAACATCAAGTTTTCCTACGAAAATTTAGCGGTAGCCGATATTCGGATCTCGAAAAGAATCAATGCCAAAGACTTGTCAACGGCCTTGTCTCAATTGTTGGACGGATTGTTTTTGGAGTACCAAATCACCGGAACGGGACAAGTCTTGGTGCGCAAGGCCCTGCGTGAAGAAAACTTTACGATCAGCGAAGTCAAAGTAAAAGTTCCACGCAAAGTCAAAGGGGTATTGATCGACGCCTGGACCCTGACTCCCCTCGCTTTTGGCCATATCCTCTGTGGACAGGGCGAAGGAGCGGTCAGTGATGAACTGGGTAATTTTGAATTGACCCTTGAAGACGGCAGCGCCAGCACCGAAATAGCGGCCCAATACCTCGGCTATCAAACCCGCAAAACCTGGATCGATCCGGGAGCTGATCCGTTGGACCTCAAAATAAGACTTACCCCTAAAATCGAACAACTCAAGGGCATGACCGTTACGGCGCGATTGCCGCTGATGTCCAATAAATTCCAGGAAGACGCTGTGGTGGTGCGAGGGCAAGGCTTACAAAGGCTCCCGGCTTTTGTCAACGGTGCCGATTTGTTCCGCAGCCTGCAATACCTGCCCGGGGTAAGCGCCCACGACGATCTGTCTGCTGACCTGAGCATCCGCGGGGGAAGCGGCGACGAAAACCTGATCATCCTCGATGGCATTACCCTGTACAACGTCACCCATTATTTTGGCATCTTTAGTCTGGTTAATCCCCAAATGGTGGATGAAGTCAAAGTGTACAAAAACGCTTTTCCGGCGGAATACGGCGGACGCACCTCAGCGGTGGTGGACATCCGTTCGCATCAACGCACAGGGGAGACTAAAACCCAGGCCATTGTCGATTTTAACCTCATTACCAGCAGCGCCTTGTTGGATGTGCCTATTGGGAAACAAATCCGGGTCATGGCGGCTGGGCGCATCACCAACCAGAATCTGGCCAACAACAAGCTGTTCAACCTGCTCCAGGCAGAAGTAGATGCCGCCCGCATACCCCCCACTCGGCCCGGAGGCGGAGCAGCCAAGGTATTGCAGGAAGTCGTGTCGCAACAACCGGAATTGCGCTTTTTTGATGCCAACATCAAAGCCAGTTGGCGGCCTTCGGCCCGGTTTAGTGCGGATTTGAGTTACTTCAGTGGCGAAGACAATTATGCCTTTGCGTACAACCGTCAAAGCGGCCAACTGATTTTTAACCGCCGCGAAATAGTGAATGAGGTGTACGACGAAAGTGCCGATTGGTACAACCAGGGACTCGGCTTACAATTGCAACAAAAATGGAGTGCCCGCTTCAGTTCTCACTTGAATGTTGCTTTTTCGGAATACGGGATGGATCGGGATTTTGCCCAGAATGCGGTGTTGCAGGTGGGGCCCAATCGGCGCACCATTTTTGATTTTTCCAACCAACACACCAACCACATCGAAGGCTGGGATGTCAACTGGAAAAACGAATGGCGCTTTAGCCCCAGTCAACGCCTGGTTTTTGGGTTGGAAAATGTAGCCAACCAGGCCAATCTGCTGATCAGGAATGAAAAAAGCACCCAACTGAACCTGGACAACCAGGCCACTCAACAATCCCTGTATGGCGAATACCAGGCGGATTTGCTCGATTCTTCGATCAATTTCAGCTTTGGGTTGCGGGGTACACGCTACCTCGCCAACAATTATCTTTCTCCCCGCATCGGGCTGTTTGCCAAAGTTTCGGATGATTTCCGCCTGAAGGCTTCCTGGAGCATTTACCAGCAGTTTTTGTACCAGTTTTACCACGAAGACCGCTACGGACGCACTTATCCGTATTGGGTATTGGCCAGAGACGACCGCTCCTTTCCGGTGATGAATGCCCACAATTTTATGATTGGGGGCAACTACCGCCGCCAGGGGTTTGAGTTTGACGCCGAGTTTTACCTCAAAAATACCAACAACATCGTGGAACACGCCCAGGTGCTTGTTTCTCTACCCAATGATTCTACCGCCATCAACTTCCGTCCGTTTGTGGGTTCGGGAAAAACGGTAGGTTTGGATTTGTTGCTAAAAAAATCCTTCAAACACTACGAAGCCTGGATTGCTTACACCTTGAGCAAAAGTACCCAGCGTTTTCCGAAGATTTCGCGGGGACAAGCTTTCCCGGCTCCCAACGACCGCCGCCACCAGTTGAAGTGGGTGAACCAGTACAACTGGAAAAAATTTGACTTTTCATTGGCTTACGTCTACGCCTCGGGACGCCCGTTTACCGACTTATCCAAATTGACCGACAACCCGAGCTCCCGCGAACTGCTCAGTCCCGATAGCCGGATTTCTTATCTCGAAGACTACCACCGGGTGGATTTTGCCACCACTTACGCGTTCAAGATTGGCAAAACCAACATCCAGGCCAACCTGAGTTTTTTCAACTTGCTGGACCGCAAAAACGTCAAGTACCGCCAGTATATTTATTCGTACGTGCCTTCCAATCCACGCAATGGGCAAACGGCAGTGCAGAGTACGGTGCAAGGGCTGGAATTGCAGTCGCTGGATTTTACGACTTCGGTGGGGGTGGTGGTTAAGTTTTGA
- a CDS encoding FecR domain-containing protein — translation MKPETFTSYSALDFAQEPSFIRWVRAGDEEAAVFWQNWLDQHPEKASEVAEGRKLAQALTVREEEPSEAVLNALWNRIDLATSIAKEPLVQTTPTVAPTSLREARIRPLRRWLSYAAAACVTLLLVALLYNPTERVSAGIGQKLTHQLPDGSSVAINAASSISYHPWRWRFTRQVELEGEAFFQVTKGSRFVVKAVQGQVEVLGTSFNVRARGNSFAVSCVTGKVRVSNPKGAQILTPGLITQTNENGDLVTPYTIDNQPSGAWRDGKFYFTQTPLEEVFAEIQRQFEVRIQTTPEIARRKVTTYFEGSNVDTALFNVCWPLRLETSTRGDLILVK, via the coding sequence GTGAAACCAGAAACTTTTACATCTTATTCTGCCCTGGATTTTGCCCAGGAACCATCCTTCATCCGCTGGGTCAGGGCCGGTGATGAGGAAGCCGCCGTGTTTTGGCAAAACTGGCTCGATCAACACCCCGAAAAGGCCAGCGAAGTAGCCGAAGGCCGCAAACTGGCCCAAGCCCTCACGGTACGTGAAGAAGAGCCGAGTGAAGCCGTGCTGAATGCATTGTGGAACCGGATCGATCTGGCCACCAGTATAGCAAAAGAACCGCTTGTGCAAACGACCCCCACCGTTGCGCCTACGTCTCTGCGGGAAGCCAGAATACGCCCTTTGCGCCGCTGGTTGAGCTACGCCGCTGCGGCTTGTGTGACCTTGTTGTTGGTCGCCTTGTTGTACAATCCCACCGAGCGGGTCAGTGCCGGAATTGGCCAAAAACTGACGCATCAATTGCCCGATGGTTCATCGGTAGCCATCAACGCGGCGAGCAGCATCAGCTATCACCCCTGGCGTTGGCGCTTTACCCGCCAGGTTGAACTGGAAGGCGAGGCTTTTTTTCAGGTAACCAAAGGCAGCCGCTTTGTGGTAAAAGCCGTACAAGGGCAAGTGGAGGTCTTGGGTACCAGCTTCAACGTACGCGCCCGAGGAAACTCTTTTGCGGTATCCTGTGTAACGGGTAAGGTTCGAGTGTCCAATCCGAAAGGTGCACAAATATTAACGCCGGGTTTGATCACCCAAACCAACGAAAATGGTGACCTGGTGACTCCTTATACCATCGACAATCAACCTTCGGGAGCCTGGCGTGACGGTAAGTTTTATTTTACCCAGACCCCACTGGAAGAAGTTTTTGCAGAAATACAACGGCAATTCGAAGTGCGCATTCAAACCACACCCGAAATTGCCCGGCGCAAGGTGACGACCTACTTTGAAGGAAGCAACGTCGATACGGCATTGTTTAACGTGTGCTGGCCACTAAGGCTGGAAACGAGTACACGTGGAGACCTGATTCTTGTAAAATGA
- a CDS encoding RNA polymerase sigma factor gives MSDLERWQALRDGEKGALEQIYRDHAAVLFKYGRKFMPDAQLVEDCIQDLFIELWEARQRISATDSIRKYLFVSLRRKIVKTLDRQVKKIASEEPEERHFQADFGIDQLLIQGELDAERDAKLKVAMAALSERQREVLYLKYFADMDYTQIGEIMELNYQSARNLSHRALEALRQILLVLFIVWLCNFFRLL, from the coding sequence ATGTCTGATTTAGAGCGTTGGCAAGCATTAAGGGATGGTGAAAAGGGAGCACTGGAACAGATTTACCGCGACCATGCTGCCGTTTTGTTCAAATATGGCCGCAAGTTTATGCCCGATGCCCAGTTGGTAGAAGATTGTATTCAAGACCTGTTTATTGAGCTTTGGGAAGCCCGCCAAAGGATTTCTGCCACCGACTCCATTCGGAAATACCTGTTCGTTTCCCTCCGCCGCAAAATTGTCAAGACCCTGGATCGACAGGTGAAAAAAATCGCCAGTGAAGAACCCGAAGAGCGCCACTTTCAGGCCGACTTCGGCATCGACCAACTCCTCATTCAGGGAGAATTGGATGCCGAACGCGATGCCAAACTCAAGGTGGCCATGGCCGCATTGAGCGAACGCCAACGCGAGGTGCTTTACCTGAAATACTTTGCCGATATGGACTATACCCAGATTGGCGAAATCATGGAACTGAACTATCAATCGGCACGTAATTTGTCACATCGGGCGCTCGAAGCCCTGCGGCAAATCCTGCTGGTGCTATTTATTGTGTGGTTGTGCAATTTTTTTCGATTGCTATGA
- a CDS encoding AAA family ATPase, which produces MQTQFEYIQQLAEQYHTFAEDSAQLYPYLEQVDRAMLKNFEEKYADPARGFQPINLLRLECIQHLLNGKTLNDEVVEAIKQRIRQKNESYFGHLDPKMLQALQEYPLGKRDWFANWRKTWHIFFPLLYPDKIRQTTRSTLAEIATQLLKELDLPDYTFHLADFSGPLHLGSDTVSLSLYPADRGGPQHTYQLFVKISAVSGAGIATGSKLSKTASSEDQLLSIGTYEEALRVLEKMKPKVLALNEKLPAYDRILPSPPDYKNPIAYGQPEAKRNLAVQEPPVALFIPRYRYEDDPERPFVATETFVRLVHLLKRKRNVILQGPPGVGKTFLASKLAYGLMGYKHQEQIQRLQFHQSYSYEDFVQGLRPAPSGGFELRNGVFYQYCQLAHAHPDQAYFLIIDEINRGNLSKIFGELLQLIEADKRAENYAVRLTYGSENDPAFFVPPNLYLIGTMNTADRSLAIIDYALRRRFAFIEVEPCFDETFTDYLQQQGLTSGLVQHIAHQVQKLNEEITRDPNLGKDFRLGHSYFCTYIPAMDEGQWYQDVLRYEIRPMLEEMWFDQPERVEKAFQNLEK; this is translated from the coding sequence ATGCAGACCCAATTCGAATACATCCAGCAACTCGCCGAGCAATACCATACTTTCGCTGAAGATTCCGCTCAATTGTATCCCTATTTGGAGCAAGTGGACAGAGCCATGCTCAAAAATTTTGAGGAAAAATATGCCGATCCTGCGCGGGGTTTTCAGCCCATCAACCTGCTGCGTTTGGAATGCATCCAGCATTTGTTGAACGGCAAAACCCTGAACGACGAGGTGGTCGAAGCCATTAAACAGCGGATTCGACAAAAAAACGAATCCTATTTTGGGCATTTAGACCCCAAAATGCTCCAGGCCTTGCAGGAGTATCCGCTGGGCAAACGCGATTGGTTTGCCAATTGGCGCAAAACGTGGCACATTTTTTTTCCTTTACTTTACCCCGACAAGATCCGCCAAACTACCCGAAGCACCCTCGCTGAAATCGCGACTCAATTGTTGAAAGAGCTGGACTTGCCCGATTATACCTTTCATCTGGCCGATTTCAGTGGACCCCTACATTTGGGCAGCGATACAGTCTCTTTGTCCTTGTATCCTGCGGATCGAGGGGGGCCTCAACATACCTATCAACTTTTTGTAAAAATAAGTGCGGTTTCGGGGGCAGGAATTGCTACGGGTTCTAAACTCAGCAAAACCGCGAGCAGCGAAGATCAACTCCTCAGCATTGGCACTTACGAAGAGGCCCTGCGGGTTTTGGAAAAAATGAAACCCAAGGTGCTGGCGTTGAATGAGAAGTTGCCCGCATACGACCGCATTTTGCCCAGTCCACCTGACTACAAAAACCCCATCGCTTACGGCCAGCCCGAAGCAAAAAGGAACCTGGCGGTGCAAGAGCCACCGGTAGCACTATTTATCCCACGCTACCGCTACGAGGATGACCCCGAACGTCCTTTTGTGGCGACGGAGACCTTCGTCCGCCTGGTGCATTTGTTGAAGCGCAAACGCAACGTGATCCTGCAAGGACCTCCCGGCGTAGGCAAAACCTTTTTGGCCAGCAAACTGGCTTATGGCCTCATGGGCTACAAACACCAGGAACAAATCCAGCGCCTGCAATTTCATCAATCGTACAGTTATGAGGATTTTGTGCAAGGTTTACGCCCAGCGCCAAGTGGCGGGTTTGAACTGCGCAACGGGGTGTTTTACCAATACTGCCAACTCGCCCACGCCCATCCCGACCAGGCTTATTTTTTAATCATTGATGAAATCAATCGGGGCAACCTCAGCAAAATCTTCGGGGAGTTGTTGCAACTGATTGAAGCCGACAAACGCGCAGAGAACTACGCAGTACGCCTCACTTACGGCTCCGAAAATGATCCTGCTTTTTTTGTACCGCCCAACCTGTACCTGATCGGCACCATGAATACCGCCGACCGATCTTTGGCCATCATCGATTATGCCCTGCGGCGGCGTTTTGCTTTTATTGAGGTAGAGCCTTGTTTTGATGAAACATTCACGGATTATTTGCAGCAGCAGGGTCTTACCAGCGGCTTGGTTCAACACATTGCCCATCAGGTGCAAAAACTGAATGAAGAAATCACCCGCGATCCCAATCTGGGCAAGGATTTCCGCTTGGGGCACAGCTATTTTTGCACCTACATTCCCGCCATGGACGAAGGCCAATGGTATCAGGATGTATTGCGCTACGAAATCCGCCCCATGCTGGAGGAAATGTGGTTTGACCAACCAGAACGGGTAGAAAAAGCTTTCCAAAACCTGGAAAAGTAG
- a CDS encoding 5-methylcytosine restriction system specificity protein McrC — translation MIPIQNLYYLLCYAWNTLEEAERVAIDTEQYQKMPDLFAKVLINGMWILLKRGLDQDYQLQEHEVAGVKGKLNLSATLKTNCLWLQKTTCAYDEYSADVPSNQLLAACLRQLVTMPELDKNLKADLQKIQRMLPPLSSIAFHPRSFERVKLRPDQRLYVFLLHVCRIIAENLLPTENPGRFQFVDFRRDERKMNRVFESFLFRFFQKEQSQYWARREQIRWQWQAPQDPQHLNYLPLMETDLTLESPTRKIIIDAKYYRYPLGGSRFEADKLVSANLYQLYSYLLNQEHRDERSKVATGMLLYPQTEGQLRLDYRFGEHDILVRSVNLNAHWREIHGELLGLLS, via the coding sequence ATGATCCCGATTCAAAACCTGTACTACTTGTTGTGTTATGCCTGGAACACCCTGGAGGAAGCCGAACGGGTGGCCATCGATACGGAACAGTACCAAAAAATGCCCGATCTGTTTGCCAAAGTGCTGATCAACGGCATGTGGATCTTGCTCAAACGGGGCTTGGATCAGGATTACCAGTTGCAAGAACATGAAGTAGCGGGCGTCAAAGGAAAATTGAACCTGAGTGCCACTTTAAAAACCAATTGCCTGTGGTTGCAAAAAACCACTTGCGCCTACGATGAATACTCGGCGGATGTGCCCAGTAATCAACTCCTGGCGGCCTGCCTGCGCCAACTCGTAACGATGCCTGAATTGGACAAAAACCTCAAAGCGGACTTGCAAAAAATCCAGCGCATGCTCCCGCCTTTGAGCAGTATTGCCTTTCACCCACGTTCTTTTGAACGGGTAAAACTGCGCCCTGACCAACGGCTTTATGTTTTTTTGCTGCACGTTTGTCGCATCATTGCCGAAAACTTGTTGCCAACCGAAAACCCCGGTCGCTTTCAATTCGTGGATTTTCGTCGCGACGAACGCAAAATGAACCGCGTGTTTGAGTCTTTTTTGTTTCGTTTTTTCCAAAAAGAACAAAGCCAGTACTGGGCACGCCGTGAGCAAATTCGCTGGCAGTGGCAAGCGCCTCAAGATCCTCAACACCTGAATTATTTGCCCTTGATGGAAACCGACCTCACGTTGGAAAGTCCCACCCGCAAAATCATCATCGACGCCAAATATTACCGTTATCCGCTGGGTGGCAGCCGCTTTGAAGCCGACAAACTGGTCTCAGCCAACTTATACCAGTTGTACAGCTACCTGCTGAATCAGGAACACCGCGATGAACGTTCGAAAGTAGCGACGGGAATGTTGCTTTACCCACAAACGGAGGGGCAACTGCGTTTGGATTACCGCTTTGGGGAGCACGATATTTTGGTGCGCAGCGTCAATTTGAATGCCCATTGGCGGGAGATTCATGGAGAGCTGCTGGGATTGTTAAGTTGA